Genomic segment of Paenibacillus polymyxa:
GGGGGATGATTTCGCCCCTGTTACCAATGCTATGCCTGTGGATTACCCAGCTTTGTTGCCAAATCACGCAGAGCTATCCCTCGGTGACTGATAGCCTGCTTTTGTTCCAACGTCAGCTCGGCCATTGTCTTTTCAAACTCTGGCAAATAAAACAGCGGATCATACCCAAACCCGCCGCTGCCGGCGGTTTCAGTAGTAATCCAGCCCTCCACAGAGCCTGTCGATTCCAACGTCTCGCCAGTCTGCGGATTATATAGAATCAAGGTACAGACGAATTGAGCCGGGCTTAGCAAAGGCTGTCCCGTATCATCACCCAGCTGCTTCGATTCTAGAACGTCGAGCAGCTTAATATTGTTTTCGTGATCGCTGGCACCTTCTCCAGCATAACGGGCAGAGTATACCCCCGGTGCACCGTCCAGCAAGTCCACGCAGAGGCCGGAATCATCGGCCAGTACGGGCAAACCGAGCACATCTCCTACCGCTTTAGCTTTTTTCAGTGCATTTTCGGCAAAGGTTTTGCCATCTTCAACGACATCAGGAATGTCGGGATAATCGTACATGCTTCTGACTTCCTTGCCAAACGGCGCAAAAGCATGCGCAAATTCCCGCACCTTTCCTTTATTTTTCGTAGCGACAATGACGACCGGACCATCCAGCCGCATTAGGCGCCAGCTCCTGTACGTCCAGCACCGATCTT
This window contains:
- a CDS encoding XTP/dITP diphosphatase, encoding MRLDGPVVIVATKNKGKVREFAHAFAPFGKEVRSMYDYPDIPDVVEDGKTFAENALKKAKAVGDVLGLPVLADDSGLCVDLLDGAPGVYSARYAGEGASDHENNIKLLDVLESKQLGDDTGQPLLSPAQFVCTLILYNPQTGETLESTGSVEGWITTETAGSGGFGYDPLFYLPEFEKTMAELTLEQKQAISHRGIALRDLATKLGNPQA